The proteins below come from a single Mus musculus strain C57BL/6J chromosome 5, GRCm38.p6 C57BL/6J genomic window:
- the Slc4a2 gene encoding anion exchange protein 2 isoform X1: protein MSSAPRRPASGADSLHTPEPESLSPGTPGFPEQEEDELRTLGVERFEEILQEAGSRGGEEPGRSYGEEDFEYHRQSSHHIHHPLSTHLPPDARRRKTPQGPGRKPRRRPGASPTGETPTIEEGEEDEEEASEAEGFRAPPQQPSPATTPSAVQFFLQEDEGAERKPERTSPSPPTQTPHQEAAPRASKGAQTGTLVEEMVAVASGTAGGDDGGAAGRPLTKAQPGHRSYNLQERRRIGSMTGVEQALLPRVPTDESEAQTLATADLDLMKSHRFEDVPGVRRHLVRKNAKGSTQAAREGREPGPTPRARPRAPHKPHEVFVELNELLLDKNQEPQWRETARWIKFEEDVEEETERWGKPHVASLSFRSLLELRRTLAHGAVLLDLDQQTLPGVAHQVVEQMVISDQIKAEDRANVLRALLLKHSHPSDEKEFSFPRNISAGSLGSLLGHHHAQGTESDPHVTEPLIGGVPETRLEVDRERELPPPAPPAGITRSKSKHELKLLEKIPENAEATVVLVGCVEFLSRPTMAFVRLREAVELDAVLEVPVPVRFLFLLLGPSSANMDYHEIGRSISTLMSDKQFHEAAYLADERDDLLTAINAFLDCSVVLPPSEVQGEELLRSVAHFQRQMLKKREEQGRLLPPGAGLEPKSAQDKALLQMVEVAGAAEDDPLRRTGRPFGGLIRDVRRRYPHYLSDFRDALDPQCLAAVIFIYFAALSPAITFGGLLGEKTKDLIGVSELIMSTALQGVVFCLLGAQPLLVIGFSGPLLVFEEAFFSFCSSNELEYLVGRVWIGFWLVFLALLMVALEGSFLVRFVSRFTQEIFAFLISLIFIYETFYKLIKIFQEHPLHGCSGSNDSEAGSSSSSNMTWATTILVPDNSSASGQSGQEKPRGQPNTALLSLVLMAGTFFIAFFLRKFKNSRFFPGRIRRVIGDFGVPIAILIMVLVDYSIEDTYTQKLSVPSGFSVTAPDKRGWVINPLGEKTPFPVWMMVASLLPAVLVFILIFMETQITTLIISKKERMLQKGSGFHLDLLLIVAMGGICALFGLPWLAAATVRSVTHANALTVMSKAVAPGDKPKIQEVKEQRVTGLLVALLVGLSMVIGDLLRQIPLAVLFGIFLYMGVTSLNGIQFYERLHLLLMPPKHHPDVTYVKKVRTMRMHLFTALQLLCLALLWAVMSTAASLAFPFILILTVPLRMVVLTRIFTEREMKCLDANEAEPVFDECEGVDEYNEMPMPV from the exons ATGAGCAGCGCCCCCAGGCGCCCCGCCTCGGGCGCAGATTCTTTGCACACG ccagagccagagagcctgAGCCCCGGAACACCTGGGTTCCCCGAGCAAGAGGAAGATGAACTTCGTACCTTAGGTGTGGAGCGGTTCGAGGAGATCCTCCAGGAGGCTGGATCCCGGGGAGGAGAAGAGCCAGGACGAAGCTATGGAGAGGAAGACTTTGAAT ACCACCGCCAGTCCTCCCACCATATCCATCATCCGCTATCCACCCACCTGCCTCCTGATGCCCGCCGTCGCAAGACTCCCCAGGGCCCAGGACGGAAACCTCGGAGGCGCCCTGGTGCCTCTCCCACTGGAGAGACCCCCACTattgaggaaggggaggaagatgaggaagaagctAGTGAAGCTGAAGGGTTCAGAGCTCCCCCACAACAACCATCTCCTGCTACTACACCCTCTGCAGTTCAG TTCTTTCTCCAAGAGGATGAAGGTGCAGAAAGGAAGCCAGAGAGAACCAGCCCATCTCCCCCTACACAGACGCCCCACCAGGAGGCAGCTCCCCGGGCCAGCAAAGGGGCACAGACAGG AACTCTGGTGGAGGAGATGGTGGCGGTGGCCAGTGGCACAGCTGGAGGTGACGACGGAGGTGCTGCGGGGCGTCCCTTGACCAAAGCCCAGCCTGGACATCGAAGTTACAACCTTCAGGAGCGAAGACGAATTGGCAGTATGACAGGGGTGGAGCAGGCGCTGTTGCCTAGGGTCCCTACTGATGAAAGTGAGGCTCAGACACTGGCCACAGCCGACCTTGACCTCATGAAAA GTCACCGATTTGAGGATGTTCCTGGGGTACGGCGACACTTGGTGAGGAAGAATGCCAAAGGGTCTACACAGGCTGCCCGGGAAGGTCGAGAGCCTGGCCCCACACCTCGGGCACGGCCACGGGCCCCGCATAAGCCCCATGAG GTGTTTGTGGAGCTGAATGAGCTGCTGTTGGACAAAAACCAGGAGCCTCAGTGGCGGGAGACAGCCCGCTGGATAAAATTCGAGGAGGATGTGGAAGAGGAGACTGAGCGCTGGGGGAAGCCTCATGTGGCCTCACTGTCCTTCCGCAGCCTCCTGGAGCTCCGCAGGACTCTGGCCCATG GAGCTGTGCTCTTAGACCTCGATCAGCAGACCCTGCCTGGGGTGGCCCATCAGGTGGTCGAGCAGATGGTCATCTCTGACCAGATCAAGGCAGAGGATAGAGCCAATGTGCTACGGGCCCTCCTGCTAAAGCACAG CCACCCAAGTGACGAGAAAGAGTTCTCCTTCCCCCGAAACATCTCAGCGGGCTCTCTAGGCTCTCTACTGGggcatcaccatgcccaggggACCGAGAGTGATCCTCATGTCACTGAGCCTCTCATTGGTGGTGTTCCTGAGACCCGACTGGAGGTGGATAGAGAG CGTGAGCTACCACCCCCAGCACCACCTGCAGGTATTACCCGCTCCAAGTCCAAGCATGAGCTGAAGCTGCTGGAGAAGATCCCTGAGAATGCGGAGGCTACAGTGGTCCTCGTGG GCTGTGTGGAGTTCCTCTCCCGCCCTACCATGGCCTTCGTGCGGTTGCGGGAGGCTGTGGAGCTGGATGCCGTGCTAGaggtgcctgtgcctgtgcgcTTCCTCTTCTTGCTGCTGGGTCCCAGCAGTGCTAACATGGACTACCATGAGATCGGCCGCTCCATTTCCACCCTCATGTCTGACAAG CAATTTCATGAGGCAGCCTACCTGGCGGATGAACGAGACGACTTGCTGACTGCTATCAATGCCTTCCTGGACTGCAGTGTTGTGCTACCGCCTTCTGAAGTGCAGGGCGAGGAGCTGCTGCGTTCTGTTGCCCATTTCCAACGCCAGATGCTAAAGAAGCGAGAGGAGCAGGGCCGCCTGCTGCCCCCAGGGGCTGGGCTAGAGCCCAAGTCTGCCCAAGATAAGG CACTCCTGCAGATGGTAGAGGTGGCAGGTGCAGCTGAAGATGATCCCCTTCGGAGGACAGGCCGGCCCTTTGGGGGGCTGATCCGTGACGTGCGGCGGCGCTACCCCCACTACCTAAGTGACTTCCGCGATGCACTTGACCCCCAGTGCCTGGCTGCTGTTATTTTCATCTACTTTGCCGCCCTGTCTCCTGCCATCACCTTTGGGGGGCTACTGG GGGAGAAGACAAAGGACCTGATAGGAGTGTCAGAGCTGATCATGTCCACAGCGCTGCAGGGAGTGGTCTTCTGCCTGCTGGGGGCTCAGCCCCTGCTGGTCATCGGCTTTTCTGGGCCTCTGCTGGTCTTCGAGGAGGCCTTCTTCTCG TTCTGCAGTAGCAATGAGTTGGAGTACTTGGTGGGCCGAGTGTGGATTGGCTTCTGGCTGGTGTTCCTGGCCCTGCTCATGGTGGCTCTGGAGGGGAGCTTCCTGGTCCGCTTTGTATCCCGATTCACCCAGGAGATCTTTGCCTTCCTCATATCACTCATCTTCATCTACGAGACCTTCTATAAGCTGATCAAG ATCTTCCAGGAGCACCCACTCCATGGCTGCTCAGGCTCCAACGACTcagaggcaggcagcagcagcagcagcaatatgACATGGGCAACAACCATACTGGTACCAGACAACAGCAGCGCTTCTGGGCAGTCTGGGCAGGAGAAGCCCCGGGGCCAGCCCAACACAGCTTTGCTATCGCTGGTGCTAATGGCTGGCACTTTCTTCATTGCCTTCTTCCTGCGCAAGTTCAAGAACAGCCGGTTCTTCCCTGGCCGG ATCCGGCGGGTAATTGGGGACTTTGGGGTGCCCATCGCGATCCTCATCATGGTGCTTGTGGATTACAGTATTGAGGACACCTACACCCAG AAACTGAGTGTGCCCAGCGGATTCTCAGTGACAGCCCCAGACAAGCGGGGCTGGGTCATCAACCCCCTTGGAGAAAAGACCCCCTTCCCTGTGTGGATGATGGTGGCCAGCCTGCTGCCTGCTGTTCTGGTGTTCATCCTCATCTTCATGGAGACACAGATCACCAC gcTGATCATCTCCAAGAAAGAGAGGATGCTGCAGAAGGGCTCTGGCTTCCATCTCGACCTGTTGCTCATTGTAGCCATGGGTGGCATCTGTGCCCTCTTTGGCCTGCCTTGGTTGGCCGCTGCCACTGTCCGCTCTGTCACCCATGCCAATGCACTCACTGTCATGAGCAAGGCTGTGGCACCTGGGGACAAACCCAAGATTCAGGAAGTCAAGGAACAGCGTGTGACAGGGCTGCTGGTGGCCCTGCTTGTGG GCCTCTCCATGGTCATTGGGGACCTCCTGCGGCAGATCCCCCTGGCTGTGCTCTTTGGCATTTTCTTGTACATGGGAGTCACCTCCCTCAATGGGATCCAGTTCTACGAGCGGCTGCACCTGCTGCTCATGCCGCCCAAACACCACCCAGATGTCACCTATGTCAAAAAG GTTCGGACCATGCGGATGCACCTGTTCACTGCCTTGCAGTTGCTCTGCCTGGCCCTGCTTTGGGCAGTCATGTCCACAGCCGCTTCCCTGGCCTTCCCCTTCATCCTCATCCTCACAGTGCCTTTGCGCATGGTGGTACTTACCCGAATCTTCACTGAGCGAGAAATGAAATGT CTGGATGCTAATGAGGCAGAGCCAGTGTTTGACGAGTGTGAAGGTGTGGATGAGTACAACGAGATGCCCATGCCTGTGTAG
- the Slc4a2 gene encoding anion exchange protein 2 isoform X2, with amino-acid sequence MSSAPRRPASGADSLHTPEPESLSPGTPGFPEQEEDELRTLGVERFEEILQEAGSRGGEEPGRSYGEEDFEYHRQSSHHIHHPLSTHLPPDARRRKTPQGPGRKPRRRPGASPTGETPTIEEGEEDEEEASEAEGFRAPPQQPSPATTPSAVQFFLQEDEGAERKPERTSPSPPTQTPHQEAAPRASKGAQTGTLVEEMVAVASGTAGGDDGGAAGRPLTKAQPGHRSYNLQERRRIGSMTGVEQALLPRVPTDESEAQTLATADLDLMKSHRFEDVPGVRRHLVRKNAKGSTQAAREGREPGPTPRARPRAPHKPHEVFVELNELLLDKNQEPQWRETARWIKFEEDVEEETERWGKPHVASLSFRSLLELRRTLAHGAVLLDLDQQTLPGVAHQVVEQMVISDQIKAEDRANVLRALLLKHSHPSDEKEFSFPRNISAGSLGSLLGHHHAQGTESDPHVTEPLIGGVPETRLERELPPPAPPAGITRSKSKHELKLLEKIPENAEATVVLVGCVEFLSRPTMAFVRLREAVELDAVLEVPVPVRFLFLLLGPSSANMDYHEIGRSISTLMSDKQFHEAAYLADERDDLLTAINAFLDCSVVLPPSEVQGEELLRSVAHFQRQMLKKREEQGRLLPPGAGLEPKSAQDKALLQMVEVAGAAEDDPLRRTGRPFGGLIRDVRRRYPHYLSDFRDALDPQCLAAVIFIYFAALSPAITFGGLLGEKTKDLIGVSELIMSTALQGVVFCLLGAQPLLVIGFSGPLLVFEEAFFSFCSSNELEYLVGRVWIGFWLVFLALLMVALEGSFLVRFVSRFTQEIFAFLISLIFIYETFYKLIKIFQEHPLHGCSGSNDSEAGSSSSSNMTWATTILVPDNSSASGQSGQEKPRGQPNTALLSLVLMAGTFFIAFFLRKFKNSRFFPGRIRRVIGDFGVPIAILIMVLVDYSIEDTYTQKLSVPSGFSVTAPDKRGWVINPLGEKTPFPVWMMVASLLPAVLVFILIFMETQITTLIISKKERMLQKGSGFHLDLLLIVAMGGICALFGLPWLAAATVRSVTHANALTVMSKAVAPGDKPKIQEVKEQRVTGLLVALLVGLSMVIGDLLRQIPLAVLFGIFLYMGVTSLNGIQFYERLHLLLMPPKHHPDVTYVKKVRTMRMHLFTALQLLCLALLWAVMSTAASLAFPFILILTVPLRMVVLTRIFTEREMKCLDANEAEPVFDECEGVDEYNEMPMPV; translated from the exons ATGAGCAGCGCCCCCAGGCGCCCCGCCTCGGGCGCAGATTCTTTGCACACG ccagagccagagagcctgAGCCCCGGAACACCTGGGTTCCCCGAGCAAGAGGAAGATGAACTTCGTACCTTAGGTGTGGAGCGGTTCGAGGAGATCCTCCAGGAGGCTGGATCCCGGGGAGGAGAAGAGCCAGGACGAAGCTATGGAGAGGAAGACTTTGAAT ACCACCGCCAGTCCTCCCACCATATCCATCATCCGCTATCCACCCACCTGCCTCCTGATGCCCGCCGTCGCAAGACTCCCCAGGGCCCAGGACGGAAACCTCGGAGGCGCCCTGGTGCCTCTCCCACTGGAGAGACCCCCACTattgaggaaggggaggaagatgaggaagaagctAGTGAAGCTGAAGGGTTCAGAGCTCCCCCACAACAACCATCTCCTGCTACTACACCCTCTGCAGTTCAG TTCTTTCTCCAAGAGGATGAAGGTGCAGAAAGGAAGCCAGAGAGAACCAGCCCATCTCCCCCTACACAGACGCCCCACCAGGAGGCAGCTCCCCGGGCCAGCAAAGGGGCACAGACAGG AACTCTGGTGGAGGAGATGGTGGCGGTGGCCAGTGGCACAGCTGGAGGTGACGACGGAGGTGCTGCGGGGCGTCCCTTGACCAAAGCCCAGCCTGGACATCGAAGTTACAACCTTCAGGAGCGAAGACGAATTGGCAGTATGACAGGGGTGGAGCAGGCGCTGTTGCCTAGGGTCCCTACTGATGAAAGTGAGGCTCAGACACTGGCCACAGCCGACCTTGACCTCATGAAAA GTCACCGATTTGAGGATGTTCCTGGGGTACGGCGACACTTGGTGAGGAAGAATGCCAAAGGGTCTACACAGGCTGCCCGGGAAGGTCGAGAGCCTGGCCCCACACCTCGGGCACGGCCACGGGCCCCGCATAAGCCCCATGAG GTGTTTGTGGAGCTGAATGAGCTGCTGTTGGACAAAAACCAGGAGCCTCAGTGGCGGGAGACAGCCCGCTGGATAAAATTCGAGGAGGATGTGGAAGAGGAGACTGAGCGCTGGGGGAAGCCTCATGTGGCCTCACTGTCCTTCCGCAGCCTCCTGGAGCTCCGCAGGACTCTGGCCCATG GAGCTGTGCTCTTAGACCTCGATCAGCAGACCCTGCCTGGGGTGGCCCATCAGGTGGTCGAGCAGATGGTCATCTCTGACCAGATCAAGGCAGAGGATAGAGCCAATGTGCTACGGGCCCTCCTGCTAAAGCACAG CCACCCAAGTGACGAGAAAGAGTTCTCCTTCCCCCGAAACATCTCAGCGGGCTCTCTAGGCTCTCTACTGGggcatcaccatgcccaggggACCGAGAGTGATCCTCATGTCACTGAGCCTCTCATTGGTGGTGTTCCTGAGACCCGACTGGAG CGTGAGCTACCACCCCCAGCACCACCTGCAGGTATTACCCGCTCCAAGTCCAAGCATGAGCTGAAGCTGCTGGAGAAGATCCCTGAGAATGCGGAGGCTACAGTGGTCCTCGTGG GCTGTGTGGAGTTCCTCTCCCGCCCTACCATGGCCTTCGTGCGGTTGCGGGAGGCTGTGGAGCTGGATGCCGTGCTAGaggtgcctgtgcctgtgcgcTTCCTCTTCTTGCTGCTGGGTCCCAGCAGTGCTAACATGGACTACCATGAGATCGGCCGCTCCATTTCCACCCTCATGTCTGACAAG CAATTTCATGAGGCAGCCTACCTGGCGGATGAACGAGACGACTTGCTGACTGCTATCAATGCCTTCCTGGACTGCAGTGTTGTGCTACCGCCTTCTGAAGTGCAGGGCGAGGAGCTGCTGCGTTCTGTTGCCCATTTCCAACGCCAGATGCTAAAGAAGCGAGAGGAGCAGGGCCGCCTGCTGCCCCCAGGGGCTGGGCTAGAGCCCAAGTCTGCCCAAGATAAGG CACTCCTGCAGATGGTAGAGGTGGCAGGTGCAGCTGAAGATGATCCCCTTCGGAGGACAGGCCGGCCCTTTGGGGGGCTGATCCGTGACGTGCGGCGGCGCTACCCCCACTACCTAAGTGACTTCCGCGATGCACTTGACCCCCAGTGCCTGGCTGCTGTTATTTTCATCTACTTTGCCGCCCTGTCTCCTGCCATCACCTTTGGGGGGCTACTGG GGGAGAAGACAAAGGACCTGATAGGAGTGTCAGAGCTGATCATGTCCACAGCGCTGCAGGGAGTGGTCTTCTGCCTGCTGGGGGCTCAGCCCCTGCTGGTCATCGGCTTTTCTGGGCCTCTGCTGGTCTTCGAGGAGGCCTTCTTCTCG TTCTGCAGTAGCAATGAGTTGGAGTACTTGGTGGGCCGAGTGTGGATTGGCTTCTGGCTGGTGTTCCTGGCCCTGCTCATGGTGGCTCTGGAGGGGAGCTTCCTGGTCCGCTTTGTATCCCGATTCACCCAGGAGATCTTTGCCTTCCTCATATCACTCATCTTCATCTACGAGACCTTCTATAAGCTGATCAAG ATCTTCCAGGAGCACCCACTCCATGGCTGCTCAGGCTCCAACGACTcagaggcaggcagcagcagcagcagcaatatgACATGGGCAACAACCATACTGGTACCAGACAACAGCAGCGCTTCTGGGCAGTCTGGGCAGGAGAAGCCCCGGGGCCAGCCCAACACAGCTTTGCTATCGCTGGTGCTAATGGCTGGCACTTTCTTCATTGCCTTCTTCCTGCGCAAGTTCAAGAACAGCCGGTTCTTCCCTGGCCGG ATCCGGCGGGTAATTGGGGACTTTGGGGTGCCCATCGCGATCCTCATCATGGTGCTTGTGGATTACAGTATTGAGGACACCTACACCCAG AAACTGAGTGTGCCCAGCGGATTCTCAGTGACAGCCCCAGACAAGCGGGGCTGGGTCATCAACCCCCTTGGAGAAAAGACCCCCTTCCCTGTGTGGATGATGGTGGCCAGCCTGCTGCCTGCTGTTCTGGTGTTCATCCTCATCTTCATGGAGACACAGATCACCAC gcTGATCATCTCCAAGAAAGAGAGGATGCTGCAGAAGGGCTCTGGCTTCCATCTCGACCTGTTGCTCATTGTAGCCATGGGTGGCATCTGTGCCCTCTTTGGCCTGCCTTGGTTGGCCGCTGCCACTGTCCGCTCTGTCACCCATGCCAATGCACTCACTGTCATGAGCAAGGCTGTGGCACCTGGGGACAAACCCAAGATTCAGGAAGTCAAGGAACAGCGTGTGACAGGGCTGCTGGTGGCCCTGCTTGTGG GCCTCTCCATGGTCATTGGGGACCTCCTGCGGCAGATCCCCCTGGCTGTGCTCTTTGGCATTTTCTTGTACATGGGAGTCACCTCCCTCAATGGGATCCAGTTCTACGAGCGGCTGCACCTGCTGCTCATGCCGCCCAAACACCACCCAGATGTCACCTATGTCAAAAAG GTTCGGACCATGCGGATGCACCTGTTCACTGCCTTGCAGTTGCTCTGCCTGGCCCTGCTTTGGGCAGTCATGTCCACAGCCGCTTCCCTGGCCTTCCCCTTCATCCTCATCCTCACAGTGCCTTTGCGCATGGTGGTACTTACCCGAATCTTCACTGAGCGAGAAATGAAATGT CTGGATGCTAATGAGGCAGAGCCAGTGTTTGACGAGTGTGAAGGTGTGGATGAGTACAACGAGATGCCCATGCCTGTGTAG
- the Slc4a2 gene encoding anion exchange protein 2 isoform X3, producing the protein MDFLLRPQPEPESLSPGTPGFPEQEEDELRTLGVERFEEILQEAGSRGGEEPGRSYGEEDFEYHRQSSHHIHHPLSTHLPPDARRRKTPQGPGRKPRRRPGASPTGETPTIEEGEEDEEEASEAEGFRAPPQQPSPATTPSAVQFFLQEDEGAERKPERTSPSPPTQTPHQEAAPRASKGAQTGTLVEEMVAVASGTAGGDDGGAAGRPLTKAQPGHRSYNLQERRRIGSMTGVEQALLPRVPTDESEAQTLATADLDLMKSHRFEDVPGVRRHLVRKNAKGSTQAAREGREPGPTPRARPRAPHKPHEVFVELNELLLDKNQEPQWRETARWIKFEEDVEEETERWGKPHVASLSFRSLLELRRTLAHGAVLLDLDQQTLPGVAHQVVEQMVISDQIKAEDRANVLRALLLKHSHPSDEKEFSFPRNISAGSLGSLLGHHHAQGTESDPHVTEPLIGGVPETRLEVDRERELPPPAPPAGITRSKSKHELKLLEKIPENAEATVVLVGCVEFLSRPTMAFVRLREAVELDAVLEVPVPVRFLFLLLGPSSANMDYHEIGRSISTLMSDKQFHEAAYLADERDDLLTAINAFLDCSVVLPPSEVQGEELLRSVAHFQRQMLKKREEQGRLLPPGAGLEPKSAQDKALLQMVEVAGAAEDDPLRRTGRPFGGLIRDVRRRYPHYLSDFRDALDPQCLAAVIFIYFAALSPAITFGGLLGEKTKDLIGVSELIMSTALQGVVFCLLGAQPLLVIGFSGPLLVFEEAFFSFCSSNELEYLVGRVWIGFWLVFLALLMVALEGSFLVRFVSRFTQEIFAFLISLIFIYETFYKLIKIFQEHPLHGCSGSNDSEAGSSSSSNMTWATTILVPDNSSASGQSGQEKPRGQPNTALLSLVLMAGTFFIAFFLRKFKNSRFFPGRIRRVIGDFGVPIAILIMVLVDYSIEDTYTQKLSVPSGFSVTAPDKRGWVINPLGEKTPFPVWMMVASLLPAVLVFILIFMETQITTLIISKKERMLQKGSGFHLDLLLIVAMGGICALFGLPWLAAATVRSVTHANALTVMSKAVAPGDKPKIQEVKEQRVTGLLVALLVGLSMVIGDLLRQIPLAVLFGIFLYMGVTSLNGIQFYERLHLLLMPPKHHPDVTYVKKVRTMRMHLFTALQLLCLALLWAVMSTAASLAFPFILILTVPLRMVVLTRIFTEREMKCLDANEAEPVFDECEGVDEYNEMPMPV; encoded by the exons ATGGACTTCCTCCTACGACCTCAG ccagagccagagagcctgAGCCCCGGAACACCTGGGTTCCCCGAGCAAGAGGAAGATGAACTTCGTACCTTAGGTGTGGAGCGGTTCGAGGAGATCCTCCAGGAGGCTGGATCCCGGGGAGGAGAAGAGCCAGGACGAAGCTATGGAGAGGAAGACTTTGAAT ACCACCGCCAGTCCTCCCACCATATCCATCATCCGCTATCCACCCACCTGCCTCCTGATGCCCGCCGTCGCAAGACTCCCCAGGGCCCAGGACGGAAACCTCGGAGGCGCCCTGGTGCCTCTCCCACTGGAGAGACCCCCACTattgaggaaggggaggaagatgaggaagaagctAGTGAAGCTGAAGGGTTCAGAGCTCCCCCACAACAACCATCTCCTGCTACTACACCCTCTGCAGTTCAG TTCTTTCTCCAAGAGGATGAAGGTGCAGAAAGGAAGCCAGAGAGAACCAGCCCATCTCCCCCTACACAGACGCCCCACCAGGAGGCAGCTCCCCGGGCCAGCAAAGGGGCACAGACAGG AACTCTGGTGGAGGAGATGGTGGCGGTGGCCAGTGGCACAGCTGGAGGTGACGACGGAGGTGCTGCGGGGCGTCCCTTGACCAAAGCCCAGCCTGGACATCGAAGTTACAACCTTCAGGAGCGAAGACGAATTGGCAGTATGACAGGGGTGGAGCAGGCGCTGTTGCCTAGGGTCCCTACTGATGAAAGTGAGGCTCAGACACTGGCCACAGCCGACCTTGACCTCATGAAAA GTCACCGATTTGAGGATGTTCCTGGGGTACGGCGACACTTGGTGAGGAAGAATGCCAAAGGGTCTACACAGGCTGCCCGGGAAGGTCGAGAGCCTGGCCCCACACCTCGGGCACGGCCACGGGCCCCGCATAAGCCCCATGAG GTGTTTGTGGAGCTGAATGAGCTGCTGTTGGACAAAAACCAGGAGCCTCAGTGGCGGGAGACAGCCCGCTGGATAAAATTCGAGGAGGATGTGGAAGAGGAGACTGAGCGCTGGGGGAAGCCTCATGTGGCCTCACTGTCCTTCCGCAGCCTCCTGGAGCTCCGCAGGACTCTGGCCCATG GAGCTGTGCTCTTAGACCTCGATCAGCAGACCCTGCCTGGGGTGGCCCATCAGGTGGTCGAGCAGATGGTCATCTCTGACCAGATCAAGGCAGAGGATAGAGCCAATGTGCTACGGGCCCTCCTGCTAAAGCACAG CCACCCAAGTGACGAGAAAGAGTTCTCCTTCCCCCGAAACATCTCAGCGGGCTCTCTAGGCTCTCTACTGGggcatcaccatgcccaggggACCGAGAGTGATCCTCATGTCACTGAGCCTCTCATTGGTGGTGTTCCTGAGACCCGACTGGAGGTGGATAGAGAG CGTGAGCTACCACCCCCAGCACCACCTGCAGGTATTACCCGCTCCAAGTCCAAGCATGAGCTGAAGCTGCTGGAGAAGATCCCTGAGAATGCGGAGGCTACAGTGGTCCTCGTGG GCTGTGTGGAGTTCCTCTCCCGCCCTACCATGGCCTTCGTGCGGTTGCGGGAGGCTGTGGAGCTGGATGCCGTGCTAGaggtgcctgtgcctgtgcgcTTCCTCTTCTTGCTGCTGGGTCCCAGCAGTGCTAACATGGACTACCATGAGATCGGCCGCTCCATTTCCACCCTCATGTCTGACAAG CAATTTCATGAGGCAGCCTACCTGGCGGATGAACGAGACGACTTGCTGACTGCTATCAATGCCTTCCTGGACTGCAGTGTTGTGCTACCGCCTTCTGAAGTGCAGGGCGAGGAGCTGCTGCGTTCTGTTGCCCATTTCCAACGCCAGATGCTAAAGAAGCGAGAGGAGCAGGGCCGCCTGCTGCCCCCAGGGGCTGGGCTAGAGCCCAAGTCTGCCCAAGATAAGG CACTCCTGCAGATGGTAGAGGTGGCAGGTGCAGCTGAAGATGATCCCCTTCGGAGGACAGGCCGGCCCTTTGGGGGGCTGATCCGTGACGTGCGGCGGCGCTACCCCCACTACCTAAGTGACTTCCGCGATGCACTTGACCCCCAGTGCCTGGCTGCTGTTATTTTCATCTACTTTGCCGCCCTGTCTCCTGCCATCACCTTTGGGGGGCTACTGG GGGAGAAGACAAAGGACCTGATAGGAGTGTCAGAGCTGATCATGTCCACAGCGCTGCAGGGAGTGGTCTTCTGCCTGCTGGGGGCTCAGCCCCTGCTGGTCATCGGCTTTTCTGGGCCTCTGCTGGTCTTCGAGGAGGCCTTCTTCTCG TTCTGCAGTAGCAATGAGTTGGAGTACTTGGTGGGCCGAGTGTGGATTGGCTTCTGGCTGGTGTTCCTGGCCCTGCTCATGGTGGCTCTGGAGGGGAGCTTCCTGGTCCGCTTTGTATCCCGATTCACCCAGGAGATCTTTGCCTTCCTCATATCACTCATCTTCATCTACGAGACCTTCTATAAGCTGATCAAG ATCTTCCAGGAGCACCCACTCCATGGCTGCTCAGGCTCCAACGACTcagaggcaggcagcagcagcagcagcaatatgACATGGGCAACAACCATACTGGTACCAGACAACAGCAGCGCTTCTGGGCAGTCTGGGCAGGAGAAGCCCCGGGGCCAGCCCAACACAGCTTTGCTATCGCTGGTGCTAATGGCTGGCACTTTCTTCATTGCCTTCTTCCTGCGCAAGTTCAAGAACAGCCGGTTCTTCCCTGGCCGG ATCCGGCGGGTAATTGGGGACTTTGGGGTGCCCATCGCGATCCTCATCATGGTGCTTGTGGATTACAGTATTGAGGACACCTACACCCAG AAACTGAGTGTGCCCAGCGGATTCTCAGTGACAGCCCCAGACAAGCGGGGCTGGGTCATCAACCCCCTTGGAGAAAAGACCCCCTTCCCTGTGTGGATGATGGTGGCCAGCCTGCTGCCTGCTGTTCTGGTGTTCATCCTCATCTTCATGGAGACACAGATCACCAC gcTGATCATCTCCAAGAAAGAGAGGATGCTGCAGAAGGGCTCTGGCTTCCATCTCGACCTGTTGCTCATTGTAGCCATGGGTGGCATCTGTGCCCTCTTTGGCCTGCCTTGGTTGGCCGCTGCCACTGTCCGCTCTGTCACCCATGCCAATGCACTCACTGTCATGAGCAAGGCTGTGGCACCTGGGGACAAACCCAAGATTCAGGAAGTCAAGGAACAGCGTGTGACAGGGCTGCTGGTGGCCCTGCTTGTGG GCCTCTCCATGGTCATTGGGGACCTCCTGCGGCAGATCCCCCTGGCTGTGCTCTTTGGCATTTTCTTGTACATGGGAGTCACCTCCCTCAATGGGATCCAGTTCTACGAGCGGCTGCACCTGCTGCTCATGCCGCCCAAACACCACCCAGATGTCACCTATGTCAAAAAG GTTCGGACCATGCGGATGCACCTGTTCACTGCCTTGCAGTTGCTCTGCCTGGCCCTGCTTTGGGCAGTCATGTCCACAGCCGCTTCCCTGGCCTTCCCCTTCATCCTCATCCTCACAGTGCCTTTGCGCATGGTGGTACTTACCCGAATCTTCACTGAGCGAGAAATGAAATGT CTGGATGCTAATGAGGCAGAGCCAGTGTTTGACGAGTGTGAAGGTGTGGATGAGTACAACGAGATGCCCATGCCTGTGTAG